The Lysobacter panacisoli genome includes a window with the following:
- a CDS encoding methyl-accepting chemotaxis protein produces the protein MNTFRNLSIARKLAVAFVVVIALAATLGGYAMVQLSTRNTQITDINRNWVPSVRHLLGMRGQLGEYRTYEISQLQFQGKAEELADYSKRMNGVETDLKETLSAYEKLINGDEERRLFGTVRAGLDNYFAAHGRMMAAIAADDFDEARRVSGEESRPSRRKLFEALDVLTEHNAKGLDALVAQSEADYHRTQLSMAIGIGVLVLLATALGVLLARAISRPLLRATQVAEGIAAGRIDDRIVVESEDEAGRLLRSMQQMQATLQRFEQAQGEIARRHDEGEIDFRVDSSALPGAYGRMAQQINALVQSHIQMNARAIEVVAAYARGDLSVDMDRLPGQKARITAAVDSVKQGMQAINAEIKTLVDAAVAGDFSVRGDAQHFEFVYRDVVQALNELMATADHGLDEVGSLLSAVTAGDLDRRVEVELPGQFGRLSHDANRTVEQLAQIVGQIRQGSDAISSAAAEIAAGNNDLSQRTEQQAASLEETASSMEELTSTVRQNADNARQANQLAQTAAEVAGQGGTVVGEVVQTMNDITTSSKKIGDIIGVIDGIAFQTNILALNAAVEAARAGEQGRGFAVVAAEVRSLAQRSANAAKEIKQLITDSMTKVEEGSVLVGHAGRTMEEIVTSVRKVTDIIADISAASQEQSSGIDQINHAITSMDEGTQQNAALVEEASAAARSLEQQAEQLVQTVAVFRATRTAQAAQAAPADVIDLPRPNKRTAVPPARRVTPAPKLRVKAAASGGDTDWQEF, from the coding sequence ATGAATACCTTCAGGAATCTCTCCATTGCCCGGAAACTGGCAGTGGCTTTCGTCGTCGTCATCGCACTGGCCGCCACGCTTGGCGGTTACGCAATGGTCCAGCTGAGCACGCGCAACACGCAGATCACCGACATCAACCGCAACTGGGTGCCGTCGGTCCGCCATCTGCTCGGCATGCGCGGACAACTGGGCGAGTACCGGACCTACGAGATCTCGCAGCTGCAGTTCCAGGGCAAGGCCGAGGAACTGGCCGACTACAGCAAGCGCATGAACGGCGTGGAGACCGATCTGAAGGAGACCCTGTCGGCATACGAGAAGCTCATCAACGGCGACGAGGAGCGCAGGCTGTTCGGCACGGTACGCGCCGGGCTGGACAATTACTTCGCCGCGCACGGTCGGATGATGGCCGCGATCGCCGCCGACGATTTCGACGAGGCCAGGCGTGTATCCGGCGAGGAATCGCGTCCGTCGCGCCGGAAGCTGTTCGAGGCCCTGGACGTGCTGACCGAGCACAACGCCAAGGGGCTGGACGCGCTGGTCGCGCAGTCCGAGGCCGACTACCACCGCACCCAGCTCAGCATGGCCATCGGCATCGGCGTGCTGGTGCTGCTCGCGACGGCGCTCGGCGTGCTGCTCGCGCGCGCCATCTCCCGTCCGCTGCTGCGCGCGACGCAGGTTGCCGAGGGCATCGCGGCGGGCCGCATCGACGACCGCATCGTCGTGGAAAGCGAGGACGAGGCCGGCCGCCTGCTGCGCAGCATGCAGCAGATGCAGGCCACGCTGCAGCGCTTCGAACAGGCGCAGGGCGAGATCGCGCGCCGCCACGACGAAGGCGAGATCGACTTCCGCGTCGACAGCTCTGCCCTGCCCGGCGCGTACGGTCGCATGGCGCAGCAGATCAACGCACTGGTGCAGTCGCACATCCAGATGAACGCCCGTGCGATCGAGGTCGTCGCGGCCTATGCGCGCGGCGACCTGTCGGTGGACATGGACCGCCTGCCGGGCCAGAAGGCGCGCATCACCGCCGCCGTCGACTCGGTCAAGCAGGGCATGCAGGCAATCAACGCCGAGATAAAGACGCTGGTCGACGCCGCGGTCGCGGGCGATTTCTCCGTACGTGGCGATGCGCAGCATTTCGAATTCGTCTATCGCGACGTGGTGCAGGCATTGAACGAACTGATGGCTACCGCCGACCACGGGCTGGATGAAGTCGGTTCTCTGCTCTCCGCGGTAACCGCTGGCGATCTCGATCGTCGCGTCGAAGTCGAACTGCCCGGCCAGTTCGGGCGTCTCTCGCACGACGCCAACCGCACCGTCGAGCAGCTCGCGCAGATCGTCGGCCAGATCCGACAGGGTTCTGACGCGATCAGCAGCGCTGCCGCCGAGATCGCCGCCGGCAACAACGACCTGTCGCAGCGCACCGAGCAGCAGGCCGCGTCGCTGGAAGAAACCGCATCGTCGATGGAAGAACTCACTTCGACCGTGCGCCAGAACGCCGACAACGCGCGTCAGGCCAACCAGCTCGCGCAGACCGCGGCCGAAGTCGCCGGCCAGGGCGGTACGGTGGTGGGCGAAGTCGTGCAGACGATGAACGACATCACCACCTCGTCGAAGAAGATCGGCGACATCATCGGCGTGATCGACGGCATCGCCTTCCAGACCAACATCCTGGCGCTGAACGCCGCGGTCGAAGCCGCGCGGGCCGGCGAGCAGGGCCGCGGCTTCGCGGTGGTCGCCGCGGAAGTGCGCTCGCTCGCACAACGTTCGGCCAATGCCGCCAAGGAGATCAAGCAGCTGATCACCGACTCGATGACCAAGGTCGAGGAAGGCAGCGTTCTGGTCGGTCACGCCGGTCGCACGATGGAAGAGATCGTGACCAGCGTGCGGAAGGTGACCGATATCATCGCGGACATCTCGGCGGCATCGCAGGAGCAGAGCTCGGGCATCGACCAGATCAACCACGCCATCACCTCGATGGACGAGGGTACGCAGCAGAACGCCGCGCTGGTGGAAGAAGCATCCGCCGCTGCGCGCAGTCTGGAGCAGCAGGCCGAGCAGCTGGTGCAGACGGTGGCGGTGTTCCGCGCGACCCGCACGGCACAGGCAGCGCAGGCCGCACCCGCCGACGTCATCGACCTTCCCCGCCCGAACAAGCGCACCGCCGTGCCACCGGCGCGCCGCGTGACGCCTGCGCCGAAGCTCCGCGTCAAGGCCGCCGCGAGCGGCGGCGACACTGACTGGCAGGAATTCTGA
- a CDS encoding ArsR/SmtB family transcription factor: MVEDHSQRLDAVFRALADPTRRAMLRDLARQPRSVGELAQPFEISLAAASKHIKALEHAGLVQREVQGRIHMCRLDAGPLHAGMEWIRHYEKFWNQKLDVLEALLRAEDRASKPPSPRKPPSRTPRPPRNRR, from the coding sequence ATGGTTGAAGATCACTCCCAACGCCTCGACGCCGTGTTCCGCGCACTGGCCGATCCCACCCGTCGCGCGATGCTGCGCGACCTCGCCCGCCAGCCGCGCAGCGTGGGCGAACTGGCCCAGCCGTTCGAGATCTCGCTCGCCGCCGCGTCCAAGCACATCAAGGCGCTCGAGCACGCCGGCCTGGTCCAGCGCGAGGTCCAGGGTCGCATCCACATGTGCCGCCTGGACGCCGGACCGTTGCACGCCGGCATGGAGTGGATCCGCCATTACGAGAAGTTCTGGAACCAGAAGCTCGACGTACTCGAAGCGCTGCTGCGTGCGGAAGACCGCGCCAGCAAGCCCCCCTCGCCGCGCAAGCCCCCGTCCCGCACGCCACGCCCGCCCCGCAACAGGCGCTGA
- a CDS encoding SRPBCC family protein produces the protein MNDFGTVIAPNTVRIERLLPGPIERVWAYLTESEKRGSWLASGDMDLRIGGQVELVFHNNALTDNDVAPPPKYEKYGGRMSFGGHILECDPPRVLAYTWAEGSGESEVRFELTPRGDEVHLVLTHSRLGSRDGMVSVSGGWHTHLGILADRLSGRTPPGFWATHGPLEAEYERRIPAA, from the coding sequence ATGAACGACTTCGGCACTGTCATCGCTCCCAACACCGTGCGCATCGAGCGCCTCCTGCCCGGACCGATCGAGCGCGTCTGGGCCTACCTCACCGAATCCGAAAAGCGCGGAAGCTGGCTCGCGTCCGGCGACATGGACCTGCGCATCGGTGGCCAGGTCGAGCTGGTCTTCCACAACAACGCGCTGACCGACAACGACGTCGCGCCGCCGCCGAAGTACGAGAAGTACGGCGGTCGCATGTCCTTCGGCGGTCATATCCTCGAATGCGATCCGCCGCGCGTGCTCGCTTACACCTGGGCCGAGGGCAGCGGCGAATCGGAAGTGCGCTTCGAACTCACGCCGCGCGGCGACGAAGTGCACCTGGTCCTCACCCACAGCCGACTCGGAAGCCGCGACGGCATGGTCAGCGTGTCGGGTGGCTGGCACACGCACCTGGGCATCCTCGCGGACCGTCTCTCCGGCCGTACACCGCCGGGCTTCTGGGCCACGCACGGCCCGCTCGAGGCAGAGTACGAACGGCGCATTCCGGCCGCGTGA
- a CDS encoding OprO/OprP family phosphate-selective porin, whose translation MPSLRSSCTLALLALAVSNHVHAEGISFKPTGVVYYDAVEADPDIKQFEDVDKVRSARLGFVLKGDAWQFNVEHEFTDRSTPDVVLQLNPAKGHTLRLGQFKQPFLMEDATSARQTPMMEASLAGAFAYGRRIGVGYGYVSGDYALNTAVFGKRLDGKNEGIAASARASRVFHRGDDLIHLGIGAGVDSPDSATARFSSKPESALATSSLVDTGTIADVDRNLRAGLEALWIHGAWSLQGEAVAVRSTRADLPDLRGSGGYALASWSPSGHRRNYKAGTVSSPTIGDGMAWELFVRYSTLDLDSAASRGGYQSDWNLGATWYLDPHVRVMANYVIADSRRRGVDDDPRLLQVRLQLAF comes from the coding sequence ATGCCGTCCCTTCGTTCCAGCTGCACCCTCGCCCTGCTCGCCCTGGCCGTCTCCAACCATGTCCATGCCGAAGGCATCTCGTTCAAGCCGACCGGCGTCGTCTACTACGATGCGGTCGAAGCCGATCCCGACATCAAACAGTTCGAGGACGTCGACAAGGTCCGTTCCGCACGCCTGGGCTTCGTGCTCAAGGGCGATGCATGGCAGTTCAATGTCGAACACGAGTTCACCGATCGCTCGACACCCGACGTCGTCCTGCAGTTGAATCCGGCCAAAGGCCATACCTTGCGCCTTGGCCAGTTCAAGCAGCCGTTCCTGATGGAAGACGCCACGAGTGCGCGACAGACGCCCATGATGGAAGCCTCGCTGGCAGGCGCGTTCGCGTACGGGCGTCGCATCGGCGTGGGCTACGGTTATGTATCCGGAGACTACGCATTGAACACGGCCGTGTTCGGCAAGCGTCTCGACGGAAAGAACGAAGGCATCGCGGCATCCGCGCGCGCCTCGCGGGTGTTCCACCGTGGCGACGACCTGATCCATCTCGGCATCGGCGCCGGCGTCGATTCGCCCGACAGCGCGACCGCGCGTTTCTCCAGCAAGCCCGAGAGTGCGCTCGCGACTTCCAGCCTGGTCGACACCGGCACCATCGCCGATGTGGACCGCAACCTTCGCGCCGGACTGGAAGCGCTGTGGATCCACGGCGCATGGTCGTTGCAGGGCGAAGCGGTCGCGGTGCGCTCCACCCGCGCCGACCTGCCCGACCTTCGCGGCAGCGGCGGTTACGCGCTGGCGAGCTGGTCCCCCAGCGGTCATCGCCGCAACTACAAGGCCGGCACGGTGTCCTCGCCGACGATCGGCGATGGTATGGCGTGGGAACTGTTCGTTCGCTACAGCACGCTGGATCTCGATTCGGCCGCGTCGCGAGGCGGATACCAGTCGGACTGGAACCTCGGCGCGACCTGGTACCTCGACCCGCACGTGCGCGTCATGGCCAACTACGTGATCGCCGACAGCCGTCGTCGCGGCGTGGACGACGATCCGCGCCTGTTGCAGGTGCGCTTGCAGCTGGCGTTCTGA
- a CDS encoding DUF4124 domain-containing protein: protein MLAVLCASAQAHVVHKCVAPGATVSYQDTPCPEGEREHGSWDAMPEPPPSAEELRAQEERRRSGREESEFFSRRAGTSGTGVARFAPQRAPRTSGASSCDAAKAKRQRRLDAVGLKRTYELLQKLDEEVRAACG, encoded by the coding sequence ATGCTGGCCGTGCTGTGCGCATCGGCGCAGGCACACGTGGTGCACAAGTGCGTGGCCCCGGGCGCGACGGTGAGCTACCAGGACACACCGTGCCCCGAAGGCGAGCGCGAACACGGCAGCTGGGATGCGATGCCCGAACCGCCACCCAGCGCGGAAGAGCTGCGCGCGCAGGAGGAACGGCGCCGCAGCGGACGCGAGGAGTCGGAGTTCTTCTCGCGCCGTGCGGGCACCAGCGGCACCGGAGTGGCCCGTTTCGCGCCTCAGCGTGCGCCGCGCACGAGCGGCGCCTCATCGTGCGATGCCGCGAAGGCGAAGCGGCAACGCAGGCTCGATGCGGTGGGCCTCAAGCGCACTTACGAGCTGCTGCAGAAGCTCGACGAAGAGGTGCGCGCGGCTTGTGGCTGA
- a CDS encoding phage baseplate assembly protein V, translated as MPHPNKTAPQRHFGKHRGVVVDNIDPLQLGRVLVQVPKVFNGDARWAMPCVPVAGHQSGMFLLPPVGAPVWVEFEQGDAELPIWVGGYWVDASELPSLAQAGHSVAPALVLQTPGQNALTVSDLPGPDGGVVLRTQAGASISVNEAGITISNGRGASIVLAGSMVTINDGALTVV; from the coding sequence ATGCCGCATCCGAACAAGACCGCGCCGCAACGCCACTTCGGCAAGCATCGCGGCGTGGTGGTGGACAACATCGATCCTCTGCAACTGGGGCGCGTGCTGGTGCAGGTGCCCAAGGTGTTCAATGGCGATGCGCGCTGGGCGATGCCGTGCGTTCCGGTGGCGGGACATCAGAGCGGCATGTTCCTGTTGCCGCCCGTGGGTGCGCCGGTGTGGGTGGAGTTCGAGCAGGGCGATGCCGAGCTGCCGATCTGGGTCGGCGGCTACTGGGTCGATGCCTCGGAACTGCCGTCGCTGGCGCAGGCCGGGCATTCGGTCGCGCCGGCACTGGTGCTGCAGACGCCCGGACAGAACGCGCTGACCGTGTCGGACCTTCCCGGCCCGGACGGCGGCGTCGTGCTGCGCACGCAGGCGGGCGCATCGATCTCGGTCAACGAAGCCGGCATCACCATCAGCAACGGTCGCGGCGCGAGCATCGTCCTGGCCGGCTCGATGGTCACCATCAACGACGGCGCGCTGACGGTGGTCTGA